In Candidatus Cloacimonadota bacterium, the DNA window AAAAAGATATTGTAGTCGTTGAATTGAACGGATTCGGAAAATTAGATAAAAAAAGTTCATTAGGATCTTTATTCGGTATCTCATTATCAGAAATAGAAGTTGCATCAAAATTTCCTACGGTAAAAGCAGGTTCGAGAATAAATTCAGTATAATTTTCTTCTTCATCCTGAGTGCATATTTTCAAATCATAAGCAACAGAATCTATGGCAGTTAAAGACGAAAGGTCTGCTGAAAAAACTTTTCCGAAAGTCCAGGTATGATAATCATCATAATCATGAATGAATTCTACATCCAATTCAGACCAGGTTTCTGCAAAATGTTCTTTATAAAAAGCTTTAACTGAATCGGTAATAACCGGAAAATAAACATACTCATTACCGATCAATTCGCTATCTGCTATTGAAACCAAAAGAGAAGAGATATCATTCTGTTCAAGCTGATTAACCGGCTTATCGTCTTCATTTCGAATCTGGAAAGCATTTATATAAGGTGGATTCGGCATTTCAAGACTCGAATCGAAAATATTTGTTAATCTTCCTGTACCCGCTAATCCTTTCAGACTAAAATTCGTATCTTCAACCATTAGAGTATATTCATCCGGAGGTAAATAAGATTCCCACAAATCCAGTAATTCTCCCTCCGCAAACAGGTCTCCAGTTGAATCATAAAGTGAAAATGTGGAATTTCGCATATCGTAATCACGGGCTTCATTGTTATACCCGATAATTTCTATATA includes these proteins:
- a CDS encoding T9SS type A sorting domain-containing protein, whose amino-acid sequence is LKHDDNSIYITQYGPFPEIDSDLSFSNEPADYSQQQLTLDIPASVANPKIAIANMYWSDTGEGFFFYWGICVENYLLDCNDDQWNADLYMMNNVYASTGNTSSICVCSLDDEFFMYNYFTSPFHCIDGSIGSFLNFVPTIVDYLSPDGEQLFFGQSPLFIKSFFTYDNNLFRPYIEIIGYNNEARDYDMRNSTFSLYDSTGDLFAEGELLDLWESYLPPDEYTLMVEDTNFSLKGLAGTGRLTNIFDSSLEMPNPPYINAFQIRNEDDKPVNQLEQNDISSLLVSIADSELIGNEYVYFPVITDSVKAFYKEHFAETWSELDVEFIHDYDDYHTWTFGKVFSADLSSLTAIDSVAYDLKICTQDEEENYTEFILEPAFTVGNFDATSISDNEIPNKDPNELFLSNFPNPFNSTTTISFSIKENIKNAEISIYNLKGQEVKQLTIDDCRSSIEWNATDEFGKIVSNGVYFYKLNVNNETKAVRKMILLR